The segment CCAGCAGCGCCTCGATCGTCCGGTGCCGAAACAGGTCCGCGATGTCGAGCGCGAAGCCGCGCTCGCGCGCGAGGCCGGCCACGCGGATGCTGCGGATCGAATCGCCGCCGAGCGCGAAGTAGTCGTCGCGCACGCCGACCGCGTCGACGCCGAGCGCTTCGCGCCAGATGTCCGCGAGCGCCGCCTCGTCGGCGTTGCGCGGCGCGACGTGCGCATCCGCCGCGCGGGCCGGCGCGGGCAGCGCGCGCCGGTCGAGCTTGCCGTTCGACGTCAGCGCGAACGCGCTCGTCGCGATCAGGAACGACGGCACTTCGTGCGCGGGCAGCCGCGCGTCGAGATGGCGGCGCAGCGCGTCGACGTCGACCGTGACGCCGGGCCGCGCGACGAACCATGCGCACAGGCGCGCGTCCTGCATGTCCTGCGTGTCCGCTCGGCTGCGCTCGGCCGCGACGAACGCGTCGGCGACGCCCGGATGCGCGAGCAGCGCCGCGCGGACTTCATTCGGCTCGATCCGGTGGCCGCGGATCTTGAGCGCGTCGTCGCCCCGGCCGACGTACACGAGCTCGCCGTGCGCGTCGCGCCGCGCGAGGTCGCCCGAATGGTAGACGCGCGCCGCGCCGACGCCGGTGAAGCGCTGCGCGGTGAGCTCGGGCCGGTTCAGGTAGCCGAGCGCGACGCCCGCGCCGCCGACCACGATCTCGCCCGTCGCGCCGTCGGGAACGTCGTGGCCGCAGGCGTCGACGACGCGCAGCGTGAGGTCCGCGAGCGGCTCGCCGATCGGCGACGCGTCGGCGTCCACGTCACGCGCGTGCATCGTGCGCAGCGTCGCGTGCACGGTGATCTCGGTGATCCCGTACATGTTGTTCAGGCGCGGCGTCGCGTCGCCGCGCCGCGCGATCCAGCCGGCGAGGTCGCGCGGGTGGAGCGCCTCGCCGCCGAACACGACGTGGCGCAGCGCGAGCGCGAGCCGCAGCCGCGCGTCGGCCGCATCGAGCATCCGGAACGACGACGGCGTCTGGCTCAGCATCGTCACGCGCTCGGCGCCGAGCAGCGCGAGGAGCGCGTGCGGATCGCGCGCGCTCTCCCGCGACGCGATCACGACGCGCCCGCCATGCAGCAGCCCGCCCCACAGCTCCCACACCGAGAAATCGAACGCGAACGAATGCGTGCAGCTCCACGTGTCGTGCGGGCCGAAGCCGAAGTGCGCGCGCGTCACGGCGAACAGGCGGCTCACGTTGTCGTGGCTGACGAGCACGCCTTTCGGCTGGCCGGTCGAGCCCGACGTGTAGATCACGTAGGCCGGCTGGTCGCGCTCGACCGGCTCGAACGCCGTGTCGTCGGCCGGCGCCGGCCAGGCGTCGACGTCGTCGATCAGCAGCAGGTCGCAGCCTTGCGGCGCGCGCGCGGCGGTCGAGCGCACGGCGAGCAGCTGGCGCGCGCCGCTGTCGGCGACGAGGTACGCGAGCCGTTCGTCCGGATGCGTGCTGTCGAGCGGCACGTAGCAGCCGCCCGCGAGCAGCACGCCGAGCATCGCGGCGACGGCCGACGCGTCGCGCTCGAGCAGCAGCGCGACGCGATCGCCGCGCGCGAGCCCCGCGGCGCGCAGCCGGGCGGCAATCGCGCGCGCATGCGCGGCGAGCTGCGCATACGATGCGCGCCCGCCCGAATGCGTGACGGCGATGCGCTCGCCGGCATCGGCTGCGATCGCGAGAAATTGTTGCGCGAGGCCGGGGGCATGACGCTCATCGGCGGCAGCCGACGGCAACGCCAGCCGTTCCGGCCGCAGCCCGACGTCGCGCAGCGGCGCCGCCGCGTGTTCGACGAACGCCTGCACGACATGCAGCACCGCGTCGAGCACGCCCTGCGCGGCGTGCGCGTCGATGCGCGCCTCGTCGAAGCCGAGCTTCACGCCGATCTGCTCGGGGCCCGGCGCGAAGCTCAGCGTCAGCGGCAGGTGCGTATGCTCTTCCTGCTGGACCTCCGAGATCCGGAAGCCGACGTCGGCCGTCTCCAGCGCGTCCTGCAGCGGGAAATTGTCGACCGCGACGAGGCATTCGAACAGCGGCCGGTCCGGCGCGACGCCGGCCGCGTCGCGCACGTCGGGCAGCGCGCAGTGCGCGAGCCGCAGCAGGCCGTGCTGGCCGCGCTGCACGTCGCCGAGCCACTCCACGACGCTGAGCCCGTCCGGCACCGCGATCCGGAACGGCACGGTGTTCGCGAGCAGCCCGACCATCTGCTGGATGCCGTCGACGGGCGCGGTGCGGCCCGACAGCACGAGCCCGAACACGGCTTCGTCCGCGCGCGCGAGACGGCTCAGCACGAATGCGCACGCGCCGATCAGCACGGTGCCGGCCGTCACGCGCGCCGCCGCCGCGAGCCGCACGACGTCCGCCGCGGGCAGCGTGGCGCGCAGCGCGCGCATGCGCCGGCCGTCTTCGCCGGGCCGCGCCGGGCGATCGACGCCGAGCGGCATCGGCAGGCTCGCGCCGTCGAGCAGGGTGCGCCACGCGTCGACGTCGCGCGCGCGATCCTGCGCGCCGAGCCAGTCGACGTAATCGGAGAAACGCGCGGCGGCGGGCTGCGCCGCGTGCGCCGGGTTCGCGTAGAGCGCGAAGAAATCCTTCAGCACGAGCGGCAGCGACCAGCCGTCGATGATCACGTGATGATGGGTCCACACGAGTGTCCAGCGCGCGTCGTCGTCGCGGATCAACGCGACGCGCATCAGCGGCGGACGGTTCAGCCGGAAGCCCTGCCGGCGCTGTTCGTCGGCGAAGCGGGCCAGCGCGTCGGCGCGCGTGCCGGCGGGGCGGCCACGCCAGTCTTCGACGATCAGCGGCACCGTCGCGTCGGCGAACACGACTTGCCGCGGCTCGGACTGTCCGCGCGTGACGAACGCGCTGCGCAGCGTTTCGTGACGGCGTACCAGCGCCGCGAGCGCGGCCCGGAAGCGCTCGGGGTCGACGTCGCCGTCGAGCCGGCAGACGATCTGCTCGAGATAGGCGGGGCTGTCGGGCGTCGCGAGCGCGTGGAACAGCATGCCGCGCTGCAGCGGCGACAGGCCGATGATGCGCTCCACGGCAGGGGTGGCGCGCGGGTCGGAAACGGCGGGGCGGGTCTGAGCTTGGCTCATTCGGTATCCGTAAGGTCGAGAAGCAGGGCGTCGAGTTCGGCGGGCCGCAAATGTTCGCCGCCCGGCAGCGGCGACGATGGCGGCTGCGACGCGGTAGGCGTCGCGTCGAGTCGTGCGGCGAGATGCGCGCACAGCGAGCGGAGCGCGTCGTCGGTCAGCGCGGCGAGGCGGTCGATGTCGGGCGGTGCGGTGGTGTCGCACGGCGCGCCGCTGTATGCGAAGCGGATCGACAGCGCGCCGGCCGCGATCGCCGCGTCGATCGCGAGCGGATGCGGCACCGGGTCGTCTGGCGCGCGGCCGTCGGGCAGGCCGCCCGCCGCGATGCGCGCGCCGAGCTCGGGCAGCGCGCCGGCGTCGCCGTCGGCGGCCGTGCCGAGATAGTTCCAGCTGACCGCGCGCGGGCGCGCATCGGCGAGCGTGCCGTGCTGCGTCAGCACGCCGAAGCCGACGCCGCCGTCGGGCACCGCGCGCAGCAGCGCCTTCGCGCGCGCGATCGCGGCGTTCCAGTCGTCGTCGGACTCGATGCGCAACGGATAGACGCAGGTGAACCAGCCGACCGTCTGCGACACGTCGGCGTCGACGCCTGCCGGCACCTGCCGGCCGTGGCCTTCGACGTCGAGCCGCAGCGCGGCGTCGCCGGTCCAGTCGCGCCAGGCGCGTGCGAGCGCGGTGAGCAGCAGTTCGTGCGTGCGGGTGTCGTGCACGCGATTGAGCGGGCCGTTCAGTTGAGCGGTGAGGTCGGCGTCGAACGCGAGCCGCACGATGTCGAGCGCGTCGACGCGGCCCGCTGCGCCGAGCGTGTCGGCGGCATCACCGGCCGTGGCGGCCAGCATCGATTCCCAGAAGCCGCGCTCGGTCTCGCGGGCGGCCGCGGTCGCGGCGAGCGCGCCGTTCCAGCGGCGGTAGCTCGTCGAGCGCGGCGCGGCCGGCATCGGTTCGCCGCGCCGCGCGGCGCGGTAGTACGCGTCGAGATCGGCGAGCAGGATGCGCCACGACGCGACGTCCATCACCAGGTGGTGGGCGACGACGATCAGCTCCGGCGCGCCGGTCGGGCCGTGCGGCACGTAGGCGGCATGCGCGACGGGGCCGTGCACCGGATCGAGCGTCGCCTGCAGCGTGGCCGCGTATGCATTGAGCGCCGCGTCGTCCGCGAGCGCGCCGGATGTGATTGCAAGCGGCAGCAGCGCCGCACCGTCGCGCGGCGCATAGCGCTGCCGCCAGCCGTTCGCGTCACGTTCGACGCGCAGCCGCAGTGCGTCGTGACGCAGCGCGAGCGCGGCCAGCGCGCGGGTGAGCGCGTCGGGATCGAGCGGCGCCGCGAGCGCGAGCCGCACGTCGATCGTGAAGCGTCGGGGCGCGTCACCACTGCGTTCGAGGAACCAGCGCTGGATCGGCGCGAGCGGGACCTCGGCTACGTCGGGTTCCGGCTCGGGCGCAAGCGTGCGAGCTTCGACAGCGACGCGCGCGCGGCAGACGTCGGCGATCGCGCGCGGCGTGCGCAGCTCCAGCACCTCGCCCGCGCCGATCTTGACGCCGTGCCGCAGCAGCGTCGCGCCGACCTGCAGCGCGAGGATCGAGTCGCCGCCGAGCGCGAAGTAGTCGTCGTCGACGCGCGCGTCGGGCACGCCGAGCACCTGGCGGAACGCGTCGCGCACCCAGCGCTCGACGTCGTCGCGCGGTGAGTCGGCCACAGCATCGGCCACCGCGTCGCCGGCTGGGCGCGGCGCCGGCGCGTGCGCGTCGCGCAGCGTCGCGCGATCGATCTTGCCCGACGACGTGAGCGGCCAGTCCGTCACGGCGACGAAGCGCGCCGGCACCTCGTGCGGCGCGAGCGCGCGAGCCGCATGCGCGCGCAGCGCGTCGGCGTCGAACGTGGCGGCGTCGCGCGGAATCACGAACGCGGTCAATTCCGGGCGGCGCCCGGATTCGGTCACGTCGACCAGCGCCTCGCGCACCGACGGATCGCGCAGCAGCACGCCGGCGATGCCGTCCGGATCGATCCGGTAGCCGCGCAGCTTCACGTGGCCGCCCGCGCGGCCGAGATAGCGGATCGAACCGTCGGCGAGCATGACGCCGCGATCGCCGGTCCGGTACAGGCGCGCGCCCGGCTGGGCCGACGTCGGGTCCGGCACGAAGCTCGCGGCGGTGAGCCCGGGGCGGCCGAGATAGCCGCGCGCGAGCGCGGGCCCGCCGACGCAGATCTCGCCCGCGACGCCGGCCGGCGCCACGCCGAGCCATTCGTCGAGCACGACGGTCCGTACGCCTGAGATGCCCGCGCCGATCGGCGGCAGCGGCTCGTGGGCGTCGCACGCGTGCATATTCGTGCAGACGGTCGCTTCGCTCGGCCCGTACGCGTTGACGACCCGGCGGCCGCGCGCCCAGCGCGCGAGCAGCCCGGCGGGCGCGGCCTCGCCGGCGGCGACGATCGTCCGGACGCCGGCGAGATCGGCGTCGTCGAGCGCCGCGAGGAGCGACGGCGGCAGCGTGACGTGCGTGATGCTGCCCGCGCGGGCGGCGTCGATCAGCGCATCCGACGTGCCGCTCTGCTTCGCGCCTTCGGGCGGCAGCACGAGCGCGGCGCCGCTCGACAGCGCCGTGAAGATCTCCGCGACCGACGCATCGAACGTGAGCGGCGGGAACAGGAAGATCCGGCTGTGCGCGTCGACCGCGAACCCCGCGTGCATCGCGCGGCACATGTTCGCGATGCCCGCGTGCGTGACGCCGACGCCTTTCGGCTCGCCGGTCGAGCCCGACGTGTAGATCACGTAGGCGAGGCTCGACGGCGGCGGCGCTGCGTGCTCTGCCGCCGCGTCGCCGGCTGCTTCGAGCAGGTCGGCGATGCGCAGCGCGGTGATACCGTCCGCGCCGTCCGCATCGGTCGGCGTCGATTCGTCCGCGACGATCACGAAGCGCGCGCCGGCGTCGCGCAGCATGTAGCTCAGGCGGGCGGGCGGATAGTGCGGATCGAGCGGCAGGTAAGCGGCGCCCGCCTTGAGGATGCCGAGGAGCGCCGCGATCGCGTGCGCGCCGCGCGGCAGCATCATCCCGACGATCGTCTCCGGTCCGGCGCCGAGCCGGCGCAGGTGCGCGGCGATCGTGTCGGCCCGGCGCGCGAGCGCCGCGTAGGTCAGCGTGTCGGTCGGCGTGATCAGCGCGGGCGCGTCGGGTTGGCGTGAGGCCGTGCGCTCGAACAGTTCATGCGCGAGCGGCGCGTCGGGCGCGGCGAGCGCGGAGTCGGGCCGCGCGGCCGGCTCGTCGCCGATTTCGGCGAGCGTCGCGTCGGGCGTCGCGGCGAACCGCTCGACGAGCCGTGCAAGCCGTTCGACGAGCGCCGCCGCCTGCGCGTCCGGATAGCGGTTCGCGTCGTATTCGAGCCGCAGCGTGAAGCGCTCGCCGGGAATGATCGCGAGCGTGACCGGGTAGTTCGTGTGCTCGTGATAGTCGGGCCGTGCGAACACGAGGCCGTCGGGCGCGGCGAAGTCGCCGTCGACCGGATAGTTCTCGAACACGACGAGCGTGTCGAACAGGTCGTTCGTCTCCGCGCCGGCCGCGCGCAGGATGTCGGGCAGGCGCTCGTGCTCGCTCGAGAGCAGCTCGGCGAGCGCCTGCTGCACGCGGCCGAGCAGCGTGCGGACGGTCTGCGCCGGGGCGAGCGTCACGCGCAGCGGCAGCGTGTTGATGAAGAGGCCGATCATCGCGTCGGCGCCCGGCGCGCCGCTCGATCGGCCCGACAGCGTGACGCCGAATGCGACGTCCGCGCCGACGCCGCTGCGCGCGAGCAGCAGCGCCCACGCGGCGTCGAACACGGTGCTCGGCGTCACGCCGGCATCGCGTGCAAGCCGCTCGATCGCGTCGCTCGCCACGCGCGTCAGCGCGATGTCGTGGCGCGCCTGGCGCGCCGGGCCTCGCGCAGGGGCGGCGAGGCGCGCAGGCGCCAGCCCCGCGAGGCGGGCGCGCCACGCGTCATGCGTTGCGCCCGCCTCGCGCAGCGCGAGCCACGCGAGATGGTCGGCGAAACGGCGCGGCGCGGGCAGCGCGGCGTCGCGGCCCGTATAGATCGCGATCAGCTCGCGGAAGAACACCGGAATCGACCAGCCGTCGAGCAGGATGTGATGGAAGCTCCACAGCCAGCGGTGGCGTTGCGGGCCGAGCGCGGCAACTGCCAGGCGCATCAGCGGCGGGCGCGCCAGGTCGAACGGCTGCGCGGCGTCGTCGCGCAGCCATTGCGCGAGCCGCGCGTCCTGCTCGGCCGGCGTGGCGGCGTCGGACCAGTCGAGCCACGCGACGGGCAGCGTCGGCTGCGCATCGACGAACTGGATCGGCCGGCCGGCCGCGCGCGCGACGAAGCCCGCGCGCAGCGCATCGTGCCGCGCGAGCATCGCCTGCCACGCGGCCGCGAAACGCGGCAGGTCGAGCGGGCCGTCGACGACCGCCGTGATCTGCTCGTGGAACGCGGTCGATGCGCGATGCGCGCTCGTCTCGAACAGCATGCCCTCCTGCAACGGCGTGAGGCTCGCGAGCGTCGCCGCGTCGGCGACCTCGGGGGCGAGTTCGTCCATCTCGTGCTGCGCGAGGCGCGCGAGCGGATGGTCGGCCGCGAGCCGCGGCGCGGCGGCGATCGCGTCGAGCAGCGCGTCGAGCCGCGCGATCCAGCGCTGCGCCGCGTCGTGCACGCGCTGCGGATCGAGCACCTGCGGCGCATAGCGCCAGTCCATCCGCAGCTCGCCGTCGATCACGCTCGCGACCACGTCGAGCGTGAAGCTGCGGCGGTTCGCGGCGGCGCGCTCGCCGACGATCAGGTCCGGGCGCAACGCGAACGCGCCGTTCGCCGGGCGGCCGATCACGCCGAGGAAGTTGAAGCTGATCTCCGGCAGCCCGGCGGCGTCGAGCCGCTGCCGGGCGTCGGGCGATGCGCCGAGCCAGCGCGCGAGGCCGTATTCGTGCCGGCGCGGCGCGAGCGCGGCGAGCGCGTGCGCGGCGCTCGCGAGCAGGTCGAGCGGCGCGTCGTCGCGCAGGCAGCCGTCGAGCACGATCGGGCTGAGCGCGGTGAACCAGCCGACGAGCGACGACGCGTCGACGCCGTATTCGCCATCCCGGCCGTGATGTTCGAGCGTCAGCGCGACGCGCTCGCTGTCGAGCGCGGGCGCGAGCGCCGCGCACAGCGACGCGATCAGGATCGCCTGGGTGCGCGAGCGGCGGCCGGCCGGGCCGCTGTCGAGCAGGCGCGCGGTTTGCTGCGGTGACAGGCGCCACGTGTCGACGCGCGTGTCGGCTTCAAGCCCCGGGGCCTTGGTATCCGCACGCGTTGGCAGCGTCGCGAAGCCGCGCTCGGCGAGCGCGAGCCACGGCGCGGGGTCGGCCGCCAGCGCGGCGGCGCTCGCCGCGCGATGCCAGTCCGCGAGCGACACGGCCGGGGCGGGCGGCGGCGCGTCGCCCGCGAGCGACGCGGCGAGCTGGTGCAGCAGCACCGACCACGAGAACGCGTCGACGGCGACGTGATGCACGGCGAGCGCGAGCAGTGCCGGCGCGCCGTCGCGGCGGATCAGCGCGGCGCGCGCGAGCGGGCCGTTTCGCAGGTCGAGCCGCGCGGCGAGCGACGCGATCGCCGAGCGCGCGTCGTCGTCGTTCGCGGCCGTGCGGACGTCGAGCGGAAAGCGCTCCGGCGCGTCGTCCGGCGCGAACGCGACGCTCGCGCGGCCCGCGTCGAGCGTCACGCGCTGGCGCAGCGCCGCGTGCTGCGCGGCCAGCTGCCGCAACGCGTCGCGCAGCGGCTCGGGTGCGATCGCGTGGGTCGTCTCGACGACGATCGTCTGCGCCCAGTGATTCGGCTCGGCGAGACCGAGCTGCGCGAACCACGCGACGATCGGCGTCGGCGGCAGCGCGTCGTCCACGTGCGGCTCGCCGGCGGCTTGCGTCGCGGCAAGCGGCGCGTGAGCGCGCGGCGCGCGATCGAGTGCTTCCGCGAGCGCGCGCAGGCTGGCGCCGCCGAGCATCTGGGCGGGCGTCAGGTGTAGTCCCTTGCCGCGCGCCTCGACGATCGCGCGCAGCGCGCTCAGGCTGTCGCCGCCGAGCGAGAAGAAGCTGTCGTCGCGGCCGGGC is part of the Burkholderia ubonensis subsp. mesacidophila genome and harbors:
- a CDS encoding non-ribosomal peptide synthetase, with the protein product MTQTNRDPLDTHDVFVYPQARAQRRLWMLAELDPSSTAYAIPLALRIVGALDADALARSLDALVRRHEILRTSYGAVDGEPMQFVHEDAAFELAREPLARDALHARLADEAATPFDLRRPQMLRATLFALAPDEHVLSLVIHHIACDGWSLDRIVGELDAQYAFETGAAASAPDEPLLQYGDYASWEEEAGDVLTADVDFWAGRLAPLAPLPFPRAADPATRRTAQGRTTQRPLATMRGGRVEQHARAADTTPFVVLLAAFAALLHRASGATRLAIGTPVANRLRPEFEPMIGFFANTLVLDIDVSGEPDFATLVARCRGVVLEAFAHSRAPFDEVARRHARDAVDTPLFHALFALQSAPLRAPRLGTLSIDVVPVYPATAKFDLTMMVEPRADALHAALEHRCDVLDAQAADTWLASFAELLDAALRDPHAPIAQLPLPGLAAPQPIAPAADATTHESDDACHADAAPTPPATPTEQALAEVWARILGREPGRDDSFFSLGGDSLSALRAIVEARGKGLHLTPAQMLGGASLRALAEALDRAPRAHAPLAATQAAGEPHVDDALPPTPIVAWFAQLGLAEPNHWAQTIVVETTHAIAPEPLRDALRQLAAQHAALRQRVTLDAGRASVAFAPDDAPERFPLDVRTAANDDDARSAIASLAARLDLRNGPLARAALIRRDGAPALLALAVHHVAVDAFSWSVLLHQLAASLAGDAPPPAPAVSLADWHRAASAAALAADPAPWLALAERGFATLPTRADTKAPGLEADTRVDTWRLSPQQTARLLDSGPAGRRSRTQAILIASLCAALAPALDSERVALTLEHHGRDGEYGVDASSLVGWFTALSPIVLDGCLRDDAPLDLLASAAHALAALAPRRHEYGLARWLGASPDARQRLDAAGLPEISFNFLGVIGRPANGAFALRPDLIVGERAAANRRSFTLDVVASVIDGELRMDWRYAPQVLDPQRVHDAAQRWIARLDALLDAIAAAPRLAADHPLARLAQHEMDELAPEVADAATLASLTPLQEGMLFETSAHRASTAFHEQITAVVDGPLDLPRFAAAWQAMLARHDALRAGFVARAAGRPIQFVDAQPTLPVAWLDWSDAATPAEQDARLAQWLRDDAAQPFDLARPPLMRLAVAALGPQRHRWLWSFHHILLDGWSIPVFFRELIAIYTGRDAALPAPRRFADHLAWLALREAGATHDAWRARLAGLAPARLAAPARGPARQARHDIALTRVASDAIERLARDAGVTPSTVFDAAWALLLARSGVGADVAFGVTLSGRSSGAPGADAMIGLFINTLPLRVTLAPAQTVRTLLGRVQQALAELLSSEHERLPDILRAAGAETNDLFDTLVVFENYPVDGDFAAPDGLVFARPDYHEHTNYPVTLAIIPGERFTLRLEYDANRYPDAQAAALVERLARLVERFAATPDATLAEIGDEPAARPDSALAAPDAPLAHELFERTASRQPDAPALITPTDTLTYAALARRADTIAAHLRRLGAGPETIVGMMLPRGAHAIAALLGILKAGAAYLPLDPHYPPARLSYMLRDAGARFVIVADESTPTDADGADGITALRIADLLEAAGDAAAEHAAPPPSSLAYVIYTSGSTGEPKGVGVTHAGIANMCRAMHAGFAVDAHSRIFLFPPLTFDASVAEIFTALSSGAALVLPPEGAKQSGTSDALIDAARAGSITHVTLPPSLLAALDDADLAGVRTIVAAGEAAPAGLLARWARGRRVVNAYGPSEATVCTNMHACDAHEPLPPIGAGISGVRTVVLDEWLGVAPAGVAGEICVGGPALARGYLGRPGLTAASFVPDPTSAQPGARLYRTGDRGVMLADGSIRYLGRAGGHVKLRGYRIDPDGIAGVLLRDPSVREALVDVTESGRRPELTAFVIPRDAATFDADALRAHAARALAPHEVPARFVAVTDWPLTSSGKIDRATLRDAHAPAPRPAGDAVADAVADSPRDDVERWVRDAFRQVLGVPDARVDDDYFALGGDSILALQVGATLLRHGVKIGAGEVLELRTPRAIADVCRARVAVEARTLAPEPEPDVAEVPLAPIQRWFLERSGDAPRRFTIDVRLALAAPLDPDALTRALAALALRHDALRLRVERDANGWRQRYAPRDGAALLPLAITSGALADDAALNAYAATLQATLDPVHGPVAHAAYVPHGPTGAPELIVVAHHLVMDVASWRILLADLDAYYRAARRGEPMPAAPRSTSYRRWNGALAATAAARETERGFWESMLAATAGDAADTLGAAGRVDALDIVRLAFDADLTAQLNGPLNRVHDTRTHELLLTALARAWRDWTGDAALRLDVEGHGRQVPAGVDADVSQTVGWFTCVYPLRIESDDDWNAAIARAKALLRAVPDGGVGFGVLTQHGTLADARPRAVSWNYLGTAADGDAGALPELGARIAAGGLPDGRAPDDPVPHPLAIDAAIAAGALSIRFAYSGAPCDTTAPPDIDRLAALTDDALRSLCAHLAARLDATPTASQPPSSPLPGGEHLRPAELDALLLDLTDTE